The segment cctgttccagagaaattggggttcaggtgcctccagcaatgtgtaacggtagatttttttgatgggcagagttctttatgttctgattatagcctaacaattaaattttagggggtgttaatcacaggtgtcccccacttgcacctacatttttggttttgtacatctccccattccagaggaattggggttcaaaggagggggatgtcattgtacacacccatttgtacacgccccttggtagatttatttcactggtagatttttttcattagaacaccggatggggaatccccctcctccgcagtgacttgggaggaaggggatcccccatcagagatctccccgcggcagtcgaagggagccacaacaaggaggctgaagagccgcatgcggctccggagccgcaggttgcagacccctgccctaaggtatttagcaagcaggtctgcgCCTGCCATGAGAGTTTGGacgagttctggtatcatgatgtgactctgagggaagtttcttaatggtccgtgaggtccaaaaggttggtgactactGATATAGAGATGAATACTTTGTAAAAAACCTGGCTTCTGTTTAGCATTGTTCAAGTGTgcaacacaatttatatatatcccCAGATTCTTTCAAATTTGCAATTTGAAGGCATTCAGGTTGGATCAGGGTAGTGGGAAGTCATGTCCTTGGTTTGAAATTATTAGGTGTTCCTTTTTCTGTCTCCAGAAGTTTACCAGTTGCAAGAAAAGTGAATGTTCATTGAACTttgttaaagcagatctatcatcacatttttaacaatatataagaTGATGGCCATCCCttgtatataatggaaaaaaaatatatttttatacattttgggaAAGCTTTCTTCCATCTTTAGTGCCGCTGTGGGAAGGGgtaacccgcagcctcctgggatacatatggcacatattccaggaggctgtgggctgctccttctgccaaGGTGTCATCAAAAGGCTTTCTTGTAAAAATAAGTGCTTTGAccgttttttttctacatttggaggaagacacatcacctcATCTCACACCTACACAGTGTCGGTTCAGGTGACGTGacaaagaacccagaagaatTAAGATGGACAGATCCGAGAgtgccagaaagaagagggaagccaagaCTGCGCTGGACTCACTGAGCTTAGTTTGTGGATTTGTTAATGTGGTAAGTGAATTTTCTTTTAGTGAAAGTTCCAATTTAATAAGGATAACATTCCCTTTGCCAGGTTAACAGCCGCTACCAGTTCCTTAATAAATCTTCCAACAGTCTCGGCTAAATGTACTATAACACCACGAACTGTCTAAACATTCACACTTTTAAAATCAGGAGAAAATATAAGGTATATGAAAAGACAATACACATTTTGCTAATTCTATTTTTTCAGCTCTTTAAGTTATGGATGCAGAATTGTTTTCTTCTCAGGACTGCCATTTTTCTAATCCTTTGTATTTTGGGCATGGAAGGCAAACCAACAGTTTACTTGTAAGCTGTCCCCCACAGTTGGCTATATTTATCCAAGAAAGCAAAGTGGAGATGTATTATGGGGAATGTATCAGTATATGACAATCTTATTTTACTGACAGCAAACATGCTTGGCAATTATCCAATTGGTTACCCAAGACGAGGTTCACATAGGGAACGGGGTGCAATTTGGTATTGGCACTGAATTTCTATCATTTGCTATTGTGGGGAATAAAGGGATAGTAAGCTATTATGGGAGCTGGCATTAATGAAATTGCTTTACCATGAGTGGGAAAGTGTATTTTAAATCCAATCCTGCTACCTTTCTTGGTACCAATTTTATGGATGGAAACAAGATACACAATGGGCACATTTGTCATTGGCAGGGGATGTTGGTAAGACCACATAACTGTGAGCTTCTTGTGGAGTGACCGATCACATTTTGTGGCTATGAGGTTCTTGTAGAATTGAATGTTGGAGTTTGGAGACAATTGTATCATCATTCAATCAGTATCATCAATTTTTGACCATACCTATGTTGCTGCAGCTTGCTTTGTGCTTCACCAATATACCTTCCTCTGGTGAATAAATGAAAACCCTGCCAATGCCACTGTTCTCTTCTGAAAAGAAATAATAGCATCTGCAAGCCAACTATCTGCATTCCCGCATAGTCATTCAAATTTCACCGATACAGTAAAGGGTGAATGAGGACCACAAAGAGAAGACAACATTACCAATGCAAATTTCACCAAACAGAATGCAATGAAGCGAAGACTCATGCTGAAGTTAATCCAAAAGTTTATTGAAAACAACTACACGGTGTTTCACTTGTGAATTGGGATAGGAATATGACATACATGTTCCATTCAAGCCTCTAAAACTACAGAGTTTAGCAGACCCAATACTCGTTTAGAGAGAAGCACGCAAATGAAGAGGACGAGGCTTGAAGCACAAGACTATGCACCCTGAAGAACACCTCGCCTCTACAAAAGGCATGTCCTTATTAAAAACTGTCTCCAATGAAAATTCTGTGCGGTAAATATAGGTTTGGTCCTAAAAATATGGTCACTTCCGCCATGTAACAAGAGCTTTTAGCATCTCTAGCTATACTATCTGGTCAAAAGTTGGTTACCATTTTTTACCTTGTAGAGCTTTTTGGTTTCCTATTTCAAAACCATGGGGATTAATATGAAGTTCGCCCACCATAAAGCCTTATTTTCTGGGAGGGTTCTGGAGTGCATCTTTGGGAATTGGTGCCCATTTAGCCAAAACAACTATTCTGAGGTtaggtattgatgttggatgaaaGGACCTAGCTCAGGAATGGTGTTTGACTTCATTCCAAGATCTGGACTCTATGAAGACCACTCAAGTTCCTTTACACCAAACTAGGTCTTTATGGAATGGAAATATGGAAAGGACTTTACCTAAATTGTTACCACAAGGTTGGAGGTTCACAATTGCCCAAAAAGTCTTTTGTTTCACCAGAAACATCTACAAAATTTAATAATGTAGAGGAGAGTCCACATAAATCTGGCCATATAGCTCGGTGgtatggtcaggtgtccacaaaatTGGCCATATAGTGTACCTACACATGCTGCAGGCAAAAAGCCAATCATTAGtaagctgaaaaaacaaaagtgctgCAACATAGACCTATCATTGACTGTTATTTCATAGCAACAAAAATGTTGCTGTAGTGTAGTTGGCAGTACAGGTCCAGAATTACAAATTTGGccatatgactttttttttagctcatatGTACATTACACCAATGGTGATCCTTATGGCTTAGAGATATAAGCAGctgataaatgattcaagttTTTGCCATCAAATCAAAAATGAAAAGCCACTTTGGAGGTTATGATTTAAAAATGCAGTATTCTTCCCACAAAATGTcagagtacatttttattttgccaaagCAGCAAACTTAGTTTGATATTCTTTTTGGTTTTTActaaatataccaaaatgttaatggtatatttaacagaccaaaatggAAGAGATATGGGAAGTTCATAGTAAAATTTAGcaaacctatgtttttttttaagaacaaagaTAATTGAAGTACATATCTAAAACCTATAGGGGGCAGTAAATGAAAATGATATAGGGAAGGCTGATTGGAGATCTTGGGATAGAAGGTGTAAATGAACACAGCAGCTTTACCTaaacttttacagtaaattactgcaaaaatatattttttgcaactCTAGTGcagcatgacttttttttaaacaaacccaTGCAGACTTATCGGCTACTGGGGTCATGAATTTAGGTAAACTGAACATTTGTCCCCCAAAGCAAAATATAGATTCAACAGaattgtactgtatattaaaatgtttttataccacACATAAAATGATAGTGAAATTTGAGACAGGAAGAGTCAGTTACCCCAAGGATCGGTCTGTTAACCTCCAGTATTTAAAGAGGCTTTCATGGCAACTGGTGGGGACATCAGTGCCAGTGACCACAGAGTGACCGGACAAACCTCGGTGAAAGCATTCAGTACCCTGTACATTGCaatatgtaaaatgaatgcttgctctggtttaaaaaaaataaaaaaaagagccgGCCTATGAACTGAACTAAGGCAAATATTGCGCACGGATTATGTTCTGCCGTAGGCTGATGTAACAGAAGTGGCTGCAGGAGGTTACTAAGGTACCGTCGTAAGGAGATTTACAAGTTACCCTGAGCTAAAATTACAAAAAGGGAGCCTTGGTTGTATCAGAAATGCACATGGCCATTGGACACACTATGTGCCGCTAAGTGAAAGCATTGAAAAGCAAATaaatctgcaaaagaaaaaaatatctgtaagcCTCATGCTCTCGAGATTTATTAAAAGCATATTtaatcataaaatgtaatatattgcttcTTACTGGACCTTAGAGGTGGTGACTGGACCCCAAACATGCCTGCCTTGTGTCCAGTACTCCATTGGTGCATTGATGGGATAAGTAGTTTACAGAAGGCAGATGACATTGGTGCTGTCTTTGTAGCTCATGGGAAGTAACGTGGGCACTGCAGTTCCAGCTAGATCAAGGAGCCAAGAATGAAAggagccaccatatctaaggactgaaAAACTGCAAAAGATTACATTACAGGCCTAAGAAGGCTAAAATGCCAACTGTTCCTGCAGAAAATGCTACTCCAGATGTCCTTTAGTGCTGACAACATGTGCAAAGACCTATAAATCCATTGACATGGTCTGGACAACCTTTAGAAACTTCTTAGCACCCCACTAATCCAAGACAAAAAGTCCCAGCATTGCAAAAGattggggcccagtacagaagtacatCTTGCTTCCCTCTCTTGATGGAAGCCCTGGACATGGCGTTCGCTAAAATAGAAATCATCAAGCAGATGTCCGAATGCCCTGGCCTTTAGACATGTGCCCAACACTAAAGAATGACAGGAACAGCAAATATAATCCAAGGGATTGTACACATTACCATCAAGACTTTAATAATTGTTCTCCAAGACATTTCCAAAATTATAGGGCCCATCTAGATCTTTGCATTGTGGTAAAATGCATGCATTGGCACACCCATGCAACTCAACTCTCTGCATAGATCTAAATGGACCCTTGGATTCACCTGTCCTGCCTTCTGCCATATCTACCCAGTTCAGCCCATCGAGGGCCATTGCAGTGGCAGGCCCCATGTGTTTTAGGATTAATAACCATCCAGAATCCCACAAGTTATCTTGCAGGGCCAGCAAACAATTAATTAGTATTTAAATGACTTTCAATACACTGGAAACGTGGTGTTTACATGAAATCACATGGAATACATGAAATCACATGGAATATAAATAATCCCATTTAAAATCCAATCTCTGTTTTCACgaagctaaaataaataaaccataacGGCACAATGTTGTGGATAGTGGCCAGGTCAAGTTACCGTCGGTACAAAGTACAGCCGTGTACGGCTGTCTAGAAGAGGCTCTATGGCTAAGGCTGGTTCAGCATCCTGGCAAAGTTTTGAAATGGACGTGTGAGTTTTTGTAATAAGTACAAGGCTAAAGGAGCTACGTTTGGACTTGGTGCTGGGGAGAACTTCATGTTGCCATCAaaagtttttgaaatgtaaatgttaagGCCTAAATCTGGCAACCATCCTCTTGGATTTGTTATGGCAGAACTTTGAGAATCATAGGGTATAATGGGCAGTGCTCACTGCAAGGATGGTAAAGTATTTGTTGCCGTCCTCTGGTCTTCAAGGGCAACCTACGATCCCATCTTTTTTAACCGAACATGTAAGGTCAGGTGCCGATGTTGGATGAGAACACCTGGCTTGGAATCAACATCCCAATACATCCCAAACACGTTCAATAGAGTTGAGGCCACTCAAGTTTCCCAGCACCCAACCTGACCTACCATGTCTGGGTTTGTACTCAGGCCATAGTTGTGCTGGAAACTAAAAGGACCTTCAACAAACTGCTGCCATGAGGATGAATGCACAATGGTCCAAGAAGTATTGAACTCATTTGGAGGGGTGTAGCATATTTTTGGTTGTAAAGCAGGTTTATTAGTCAGATGTCCACAGACtttctcatatatgtattttatcccTGTATATAATTGCTTAGAGTCCTGCTTCTATGAAAGGGTTATTGACTTTGTGATCTAAATTGGACAAAACCATCCTAGATCCACCATGGAGCACCCATACAAATCCAGGCAGTGTAAACAGGACTGGGGTGAGGCttagctgtacattaaaaacaactcaaaaaagtaaaaataataatattaacaatacatAATGTCCACTATCCCATTCTGTCTTCCTTTGTGTCCTCCACATACCTTTTACAAAATCAGGGATACTTTTCAAATGGCGGAGTTTCCATGCTACTATATGTAAGGAAATTATCATTTGATGCCCAACGCCGTAAAGTTTCTCTAGAAATTGAGATTAAAAAATGATGGTACCAGACGATATATTATtttgcagaattaaaaacattaaaaatcttaCAAATTGTGGTCAGTCCTTTAAGAACACAAAAATAGCAATACCTATAGTGAAGAGTGGCATACTGCAAAGTTCCTAAGTTTGTGTTGTGAAAATCAATTTATTGAAACCATCCCAATCGTGAAAACCATTGTTGTGCTACTCTAACAACGCACAATATCAAAATACGACATATAAACACTGTTGTccaatgtgtattttcttttttcctgctgCTAATGACAACTTAAAACgtccacatttatttaaattaagtgAAAGGAACAAAacagtatggtaaaaaaaaaaataataataaaaacaaaccctAAAGAAACAGGATCTTAAGTGTCACAAAgctttataatttacatttttctacgACCTGGAAAAGACAGAAAGTCTTGTCGTAAGGACTTTGTCTTGTTCCAAATGGGTGCCGTGTGTGTGCACACGGGCGTTCCCGTTTCCAGCTATTATTTGTAGTTATGCGGTTGCTGTTTTTCTGCAGACTGTAAAAGGAGTCCTTGATGTTAAAAATTTCTAAAATCAGCATTTGGGGAGCCTAACGCCCTCGAGGCGACACTCCCGCTTCACAAGATGGCACAGAAAAACTTCTTCTCTCTAAAAGGGTTTTCTGAAGCAGGCACTGGGGTCAGTAATGGGTCTTCCTTGGCGTGGGCTTCACAGTAGGCCATCAAGTCTGCTGCTGCCTTTGATACCTGGAAGACAAAATAACATAAGGATATTATTGGAAATATTATTGGAAAACGAAACAACATTTTTAGAGATAATAATGAAAGAACATATATTCTAAGATTCCAAATTCTGGATAAAATAACCACTTCCAATGATTggaagcccaactccagccaaagcTCCACTTTTTAGTTGATGGCTTGAGACGaccaggaagtaaaggaaaacaaaacattttcgtAAATTATAGAACAACTccagttaaagtgtacctaaacccatAATTTTCACTTCACACAAAGGGGGGGACAACccttttaagtaaggtaaaaattaggtgcagcaccgccccctaatttttgGCCGTCTAGGcagtagagaatgaatgggagcgcaaagcctcctgggatacctacgtcagacatccccggaggctcttgggcgctcgtTTTTACGCAAAGAGAAAAACTTGCTGATCACATCCatggcagtgagatcggcatttttttttatcctatgtcacccgatcttgggtgacctaggatgaagaacccagaaaaagaagaTGAAGACGGCAGCACCCGCTCAGGGACGGATGctaggacgacgcgggactcaatgttttttgttttgagtttaattCCCCTTTAATGGCTACATTGATTGCAGTGTGCAGTATAATTAATTGACTTAAAGTTGATTTAGGTTTGGCTAGGTTACCCTCTTTATTTGCTTTGGTGACCATTGTTACTGCAACAGGGgatggatatataaaaaaaaattagttgtcactgaaacagaagGTGAGAGGAAACTTTTCAGTGGGGGCACCTGCAAAGGTGTACCACTGGGATATAAAGTGAAGGGCCAGTATCCAGGATTTACAGGATCCTGGACGGACCAACAAGACGCACCAAGGTTCCCCTTTACTGCAAAGAGTTTCATCTAACCCCTAAGATCTCTCCATCACACTGATGTACAAATACCTAGGAGCTGGAGGCAGGAAGGGTTGAACCAGACTTCATCTTTAGTACCTATTATTTACATCTTAGGAGATCCCTAGTGCTGCAGCACCTGAAATGCCAATTTTTTACAGGCATGAAAGGAGCCAACAGACATTCCAGTGCTTTCTTTACCATTCCTATAGCAGTTTCTCATTATTCTTTACACAGGCTTGAATTAAAGGCCAGTGATATAGTTAACTGATGTGTAGACCAGTGTAAGGGCATTTGTCTGATGAATCTGCCATGACAGGATGGACCAATGTGTCACCATGCCTAGTAACATGAAGTTTCACTATCAATGCGGTATTCTGCCAATCACTGTCTGTATGAGACTGCTGGCAGGAAAGATAATGACCTGGCTCCAATAGGTCACTTTTTTAAGGAGCAGCTAAAAAATATGGTCAAACCGTACTCCAAGCAAATAGTTGAAtacaaaagataatatttttatagGGAGGTTTCCCAAAGGTTTGTATTTCCCTTAGTCTTGAGTTTGGATTTGCTCAGTTTTTATTCACACTCAGCTTGAACCCAATGAGATACCAGCACTTCTGGAGAAAACTGCCCCCCCTCTATTCTATATACTGGTtgacccagtgtttctcaaccaggtttcctcctcagattgctaggggttcaacTGGGTTTGTAACTCGTACATcattttaacagataccaataatctttttggttatccgtaagggtgacattttacccaatggtcagcaatgtaagaggcattcttcccacttaccaacACAATTTTAGTAGGGGTTATCTCAAGCAGCACTGACATCTTCAAGTCAGTGCCGCCAGATTTGGGAACCAAGAATGTGAGATAATGGCTGTTCTTCTCCCTACCCAACTCTGCCAAGCAGAACCCTACTTCtggaacagtggttgccaaccgagaacattttggtggtctgtggctctcgACGGTGGGCCCcagagtggggtcaggagaaggacccgattgtggggacgcaccagccagagctgcggtcCATGTCtaccgtacggatcgcaggctcagggaagtggccgGCTTgtgtctggacacaacctgcGCACTCTTCCATCCCTGTGATGGGAGAGCGGGTgggttctggcttcatgacgtcactctggggggaagtttcatccctttgaagtgacacacagctccccgctcATGCGCCGTCCAGAGCTAAATTTAGTAGTCgttgggtctgaaaaggttggtgacctcTGCTCTAGAACATGCACAGATCCAATGTATCAAAGTATTATGTGGaacagaagagagagaaagagggcaTGGCAATACACTTCTAAGTTGGTATATAAACCCATCCAACAAGCTTCTCATATTTGCTCCCTTTGggtctgctaaatataccattgttcaaatacatgtttgtttttgggtaAAATATTCTTTAGGTATAAAGACATGCAGCTGGCAAGGTGTCCAAAGAACAGCTTgatcaataaatgattaacaTTCCAATTTAATGGCACCCCAGTTGGACATATCTCCTCCCTGGCCTTCCATTCAATGTCTATTTGTCTCCgcacaggttgaaaaaaaaatggacaaccTTCAATAGATTGCTGTTGACAGAAGCCTTAGATTTCCCTCAGCTCCAGTTTTAATAATTCACTCTAACCTGGGATTTCAACATTAGCACTCTATAATAAAGAGAATTCCTTTTTACATGGCTCAGCCATATTAGACAGTTCTAGAAGCCCATGCGGTTAGATATCTATTATTCAGCACATCTTGGATGCTTACAACCTTTGACAGTAGGACAAAGAAGACCAAGTAATGTCGTATTTTTAGCAATTAAAGTGTCGTATTAGTCTTCCTGTGCTTTCTATGCATAATCAGAAATAATGAGTCCCTATATTACCGAGTAttagtatatatagtagtatagtattgTGTATTCAAAAGAAATTGGCTTTGAAATTCCCCAAAGATAAAAGCAAGAAGAAAGGAAAGTGGGGAGGCTTCTGTAATAATCTTTTTTCATGAGGACCATAATttcaaatattgttatattaggttcaagatttttgtttttatgtaggttttaaaaagtatgtaagaATTAGAATTATTTAACTTTGTAATTGGATCTGTATTCGTATTTTTATTCGTATTTGGACCTTGTTTCTTAAGGATTGTATCACAATGAACTAGCAATGTAGTTTGGATTTAGGTGGACCATCTAATAATGAGAATGATGCA is part of the Pyxicephalus adspersus chromosome 12, UCB_Pads_2.0, whole genome shotgun sequence genome and harbors:
- the GNG2 gene encoding guanine nucleotide-binding protein G(I)/G(S)/G(O) subunit gamma-2, which gives rise to MASNNTANIAQARKLVEQLKMEANIDRIKVSKAAADLMAYCEAHAKEDPLLTPVPASENPFREKKFFCAIL